From Porphyromonadaceae bacterium W3.11, one genomic window encodes:
- a CDS encoding Ig-like domain-containing protein: MKRNLFHLFSLVAALLAFTMCTPEEEVAIKVESIQLNNSIVTLKEGSKTKLEVAVSPINIKDYSIQWFVSDNTIASVSEMGEITAIQEGETTVTAKTGAAFATCLVRVSSLNVPLEKIEFSEKEVEVQVGASMMLSLMLTPENTTDQIEWNSSNQDVAKVSNGKVVGVKVGSAMITASSGDIKASITVNVVPQPIEVTSLKFAESKVTVEEGTSIDLKVNVESNDPENVKLNWASEHADIAKVVNGKVTGVKEGTTKITVSYGELKDECTVEVTKKTIVVKSLTLDKNELSLKENQSATLVATVEPVEYLNQIKWRSENDEIATVSKFGQVKAVGEGETKIIASVGDKEAICNVTVDKALTKDDFTVELSEVKPLNAVFTIKPSSDDIVYTWDVMTKKVYDDIVSLHGSKYKADRAFWDYAGDQAFQSDIHHGTITSNLLERGKVGMPNTEYILCYYAVDKETRELASPIIEYSFRTAKSTKSSNEIKFTQEKIEPKAIFGKITTTNEDGYYITVQKKSYVDYYVKKKESGELIDGNDPLETMFMKCIEGDIKYVDIDYIIRKGDMSIDDQTFPDRKPKYDYYLLIIGFDKEKGFCTDPILHQFTTPAAN, translated from the coding sequence ATGAAAAGAAATCTATTCCACTTGTTTTCACTAGTGGCTGCACTATTGGCATTCACCATGTGTACTCCTGAAGAGGAGGTCGCTATTAAAGTAGAGTCTATCCAGCTTAATAATAGCATTGTAACTCTAAAGGAAGGGAGCAAGACTAAATTAGAGGTAGCCGTTTCCCCAATTAATATAAAGGACTATTCAATTCAGTGGTTCGTGAGTGATAATACAATCGCATCTGTTTCAGAAATGGGTGAGATCACAGCGATCCAAGAAGGAGAGACAACAGTAACAGCGAAAACTGGAGCTGCTTTTGCCACTTGTTTGGTACGTGTAAGTTCACTCAATGTTCCGCTTGAAAAGATTGAGTTCTCTGAAAAAGAGGTCGAAGTACAAGTGGGAGCAAGCATGATGCTGTCATTAATGCTAACGCCTGAGAATACAACTGATCAGATAGAGTGGAACTCTAGTAATCAGGACGTTGCAAAAGTTAGTAATGGTAAAGTAGTAGGCGTAAAAGTTGGTAGTGCTATGATTACGGCGTCCTCGGGAGATATTAAAGCTTCTATTACAGTAAACGTCGTACCTCAGCCTATTGAAGTTACATCTTTGAAATTTGCAGAGTCTAAAGTTACTGTAGAAGAAGGGACATCTATTGACCTAAAAGTTAATGTAGAGTCTAATGACCCTGAGAATGTAAAGCTTAACTGGGCATCAGAACATGCTGATATTGCTAAAGTTGTGAACGGTAAGGTTACAGGTGTTAAAGAGGGGACCACAAAAATTACTGTTAGTTATGGCGAGCTTAAGGATGAGTGTACTGTAGAGGTTACAAAGAAGACCATCGTTGTCAAAAGCCTGACACTTGATAAGAATGAGTTATCACTGAAGGAAAATCAATCTGCTACATTGGTAGCTACCGTTGAGCCTGTTGAATACCTCAATCAGATCAAATGGAGAAGTGAGAATGACGAGATCGCAACCGTATCTAAGTTTGGTCAAGTGAAAGCTGTTGGTGAGGGCGAGACTAAGATCATAGCTAGCGTAGGGGATAAGGAGGCTATCTGTAACGTGACCGTTGACAAAGCATTGACCAAAGACGACTTTACTGTAGAGTTGAGCGAGGTTAAGCCTCTTAATGCAGTCTTTACTATTAAGCCATCTAGTGATGATATTGTATATACTTGGGATGTGATGACTAAGAAGGTTTATGATGATATCGTATCTTTGCATGGTTCTAAATACAAAGCAGACCGAGCATTTTGGGATTATGCCGGTGATCAAGCATTCCAGAGTGATATTCATCATGGGACGATCACTTCCAATCTTTTAGAACGAGGGAAAGTGGGAATGCCAAATACTGAATATATTCTTTGTTACTATGCAGTTGATAAAGAAACAAGAGAGCTTGCGTCTCCAATTATTGAATATTCATTCCGTACAGCTAAGAGTACCAAATCAAGCAATGAGATTAAGTTCACTCAGGAAAAGATAGAGCCAAAGGCTATTTTTGGAAAGATAACTACCACTAACGAAGATGGTTACTACATAACAGTTCAGAAGAAGAGCTATGTAGATTACTACGTTAAAAAGAAAGAAAGTGGAGAGCTGATAGACGGGAACGATCCTCTAGAAACGATGTTTATGAAATGTATCGAAGGTGATATTAAGTATGTAGATATAGACTATATCATTAGAAAAGGTGACATGAGTATAGATGATCAGACATTCCCTGATAGAAAACCAAAGTATGATTACTACTTGTTGATTATTGGTTTTGACAAAGAGAAGGGCTTCTGTACAGACCCAATCCTACATCAGTTTACAACTCCAGCAGCAAACTAA
- a CDS encoding helix-turn-helix domain-containing protein, whose product MQSADLDVQFDLMKVGLTEREAKVYQVLVGVRSMTAGAIPRFTDVPRTKVYEVLNSLIRKGFCKEKSDDAEGNVYYAVHPKIALGNLLFSEEKRLEEIKGINNQISKILSPIFDNSSERLKDYDFVEMLRGPKEIVTRYRQLRDTAEYELLEFTKGPLAMSEEDINAGAEISKELISRGVKAMSIYEIDDSLEQNHSFGFALKKDKEIGVEARYISSLPVKLSLFDDKYTMIFMDDPTLLRQNLTALVIEHKGMNTLIKMAFEAYWEMSKPIEDDSINIMEDRVMHS is encoded by the coding sequence ATGCAAAGTGCTGATTTAGACGTTCAATTTGATTTGATGAAAGTTGGATTGACTGAGCGTGAGGCTAAGGTCTATCAGGTATTGGTTGGAGTTCGTTCAATGACAGCAGGGGCCATCCCACGGTTTACCGATGTGCCACGTACAAAAGTCTATGAGGTTCTGAATTCTCTAATTAGAAAGGGGTTCTGTAAAGAGAAAAGTGACGATGCAGAGGGTAATGTTTATTACGCTGTTCACCCTAAGATAGCATTAGGTAACCTTCTTTTTTCAGAAGAAAAAAGATTAGAAGAAATTAAGGGGATCAATAATCAGATCAGCAAAATATTATCTCCTATTTTTGATAATAGTTCAGAGCGGTTAAAGGATTATGATTTTGTGGAAATGTTAAGAGGTCCCAAAGAGATCGTGACAAGATATAGACAGCTTCGGGATACAGCTGAATATGAACTGCTTGAGTTTACTAAAGGTCCCTTGGCTATGTCGGAGGAAGATATTAATGCAGGAGCAGAGATTAGTAAAGAGTTGATTTCAAGAGGCGTTAAAGCGATGTCTATATATGAGATTGATGACTCATTAGAGCAAAATCATAGTTTTGGCTTCGCTTTGAAAAAGGATAAAGAAATAGGTGTAGAGGCTAGATATATTTCATCGCTCCCCGTCAAACTTAGTCTTTTTGACGATAAATACACGATGATATTCATGGATGATCCTACACTGCTACGCCAGAATCTTACGGCATTGGTTATCGAGCATAAAGGTATGAATACACTTATAAAAATGGCTTTTGAAGCATATTGGGAAATGTCAAAGCCAATTGAGGATGACTCAATTAATATTATGGAAGATAGAGTAATGCACTCATGA
- a CDS encoding metallophosphoesterase — MQKENYRNSISPLLFFLLIVFSSFAKAEAQKVELSFRANGKFKIVQFTDVHWDPQKTETQEASETMCHILDEEKPDLIIYTGDIITGSPISEAIDSVFMIAERRHIPFAYTFGNHDDESDMTRQEIFEALKKFEYNHCCPGKFFCGNR, encoded by the coding sequence ATGCAAAAAGAGAACTACAGAAATTCAATTTCTCCACTATTATTTTTCTTGCTCATCGTCTTTTCATCATTTGCAAAAGCAGAGGCTCAGAAAGTGGAACTATCATTCAGAGCTAATGGTAAATTCAAAATTGTTCAATTTACAGACGTTCATTGGGATCCTCAAAAAACCGAGACCCAGGAAGCCTCAGAAACAATGTGCCATATTTTAGACGAAGAAAAGCCTGATCTTATCATTTATACAGGCGACATTATCACAGGAAGTCCTATCTCAGAAGCAATAGACTCAGTCTTTATGATCGCAGAAAGACGACATATTCCATTTGCGTACACGTTTGGGAATCATGATGATGAGAGTGATATGACGCGTCAAGAAATATTTGAGGCCCTAAAAAAGTTTGAATACAATCATTGCTGTCCGGGGAAGTTTTTTTGTGGCAATAGATAA
- a CDS encoding IS4 family transposase: MSKSTHFIGQPLYSQITKNIDKSRVLRISKELGGERYIKSFDAWTHLVVMLYAILNRFDSLREITVSMQSEARKLSHLGIANIACKSTLSDANRRRPEEVFGAIYRGLYARYHHLLSSDSRQRRGGNMPKWFNQLKIIDSTTITLFSNIVFKGVGRHPKIGKKKGGVKVHTVIHANEGVPADVRFTSAATHDSFMLIPSHLSKGDIIAMDRAYINYAKFEEMTQRGVIYVTKMKKNLVYKVEKDTIYQTEHEGMEVRVQQVTFKKELQKGEAIKHRARIITYADVQKHRLISLLTNDLTSDPNEIIKIYKERWAIELLFKQLKQNFPLRYFYGESANAIKIQVWVTLIANLLLMIMKQRLDRSWSFSGLATMVRITLMYYVNFYSLFNYPEKDWEKCLKDASEPPKMATLFD; encoded by the coding sequence ATGAGTAAAAGTACACATTTTATCGGACAGCCGCTCTATTCTCAGATCACAAAGAATATTGATAAGTCAAGAGTTCTTCGAATTAGCAAGGAACTTGGAGGCGAACGTTACATTAAGAGTTTTGATGCATGGACACACCTCGTTGTGATGCTCTATGCCATCCTCAATCGATTTGATTCACTACGCGAGATCACTGTCTCCATGCAATCTGAAGCAAGAAAGCTCAGTCATTTAGGAATTGCAAATATCGCATGTAAGAGTACTCTCTCAGACGCAAATAGAAGACGTCCAGAGGAAGTTTTTGGAGCAATCTATAGGGGCTTATACGCCCGATACCATCATCTTCTTTCATCGGACAGCCGGCAACGTAGAGGAGGAAATATGCCTAAATGGTTTAACCAACTTAAAATTATTGATTCCACCACAATAACTCTCTTCTCCAACATCGTTTTCAAAGGTGTTGGAAGACATCCCAAGATTGGGAAGAAGAAAGGCGGAGTGAAAGTACACACTGTTATCCATGCAAATGAAGGTGTTCCCGCCGATGTCCGCTTCACTTCAGCAGCCACTCATGACTCCTTTATGCTCATACCATCACATCTATCGAAGGGTGATATCATTGCGATGGATCGTGCTTATATCAACTATGCTAAGTTTGAGGAGATGACGCAGAGAGGGGTTATCTACGTCACTAAGATGAAGAAAAACTTGGTGTACAAGGTGGAGAAGGACACTATTTATCAAACGGAACACGAGGGAATGGAGGTTCGTGTGCAACAGGTGACCTTCAAAAAGGAGTTACAGAAAGGAGAAGCGATTAAGCATCGAGCTCGTATCATCACGTACGCTGACGTACAGAAACACCGCCTCATTTCGCTACTGACGAATGATTTGACGTCAGATCCTAATGAAATCATCAAGATCTATAAAGAGAGATGGGCTATAGAGTTGCTCTTCAAGCAATTGAAACAGAACTTTCCTCTTAGATACTTCTACGGAGAGAGTGCCAATGCAATCAAGATCCAAGTTTGGGTAACCTTGATAGCCAATCTGTTACTGATGATAATGAAACAGCGATTGGATCGGTCCTGGAGTTTCTCTGGTCTTGCTACAATGGTCAGAATAACTTTAATGTATTACGTCAACTTCTATAGTCTCTTTAATTATCCCGAAAAAGACTGGGAAAAGTGTCTAAAAGATGCCTCGGAACCACCCAAAATGGCAACTCTTTTTGACTGA
- a CDS encoding metallophosphoesterase family protein → MEYNITTTTKGISGITNYIIELKGHESSNNEALIYIIDSHAYSSLQDRGITGYDWIKQDQVAWYLKESKQYTELNKGKPLPALAFFHIPIPEYNIVANDESYKLSGHRLEKPCAPIINTGLGAAMLISGDVMATSVGHDHVNDYVSDYYGLKLIYGRSTGGKLTYGNIPGGQGARVFELTEGLHSFNTWIVLKDGTIISELTL, encoded by the coding sequence ATGGAATACAATATAACCACAACCACCAAAGGTATTTCTGGAATCACCAATTATATCATCGAACTAAAGGGTCACGAAAGTAGTAACAATGAAGCACTCATATACATTATTGATAGCCATGCCTACTCTTCCTTGCAGGACAGAGGTATTACTGGGTATGATTGGATCAAACAGGATCAGGTAGCATGGTATCTAAAAGAAAGCAAACAATACACTGAACTAAATAAGGGAAAACCATTACCTGCATTAGCATTCTTTCATATCCCAATTCCTGAGTACAACATTGTAGCAAATGATGAGTCATACAAGCTTTCTGGTCATCGTCTAGAAAAACCATGTGCACCAATAATCAACACTGGATTAGGTGCTGCAATGCTTATCTCGGGAGATGTCATGGCTACCAGTGTGGGACATGATCATGTGAATGATTATGTATCCGATTACTATGGGTTAAAACTCATATATGGTAGGAGTACTGGAGGCAAGCTCACCTATGGGAACATACCTGGAGGGCAGGGAGCAAGAGTCTTCGAACTCACTGAAGGATTGCACTCATTTAACACATGGATAGTGCTAAAAGATGGTACTATCATCAGCGAATTGACCCTCTAA
- a CDS encoding phosphoribosylglycinamide formyltransferase — protein sequence MKKLAIFASGGGTNMEAITRYFLDKKPSDIVVACVITDQKNAYVRERSKKFGIPCFYMSKQQLNDKEYLLGLLDTYSVDAIVLAGYLRLVPTFLLEAYPERIVNIHPALLPKYGGKGMYGMNVHQAVKQSGERETGITIHVIDQEYDKGKTLFQAKVSIEDTDTPEDIANKVHVLEHKYFAPTIERWLNSN from the coding sequence ATGAAAAAACTGGCTATTTTCGCATCGGGAGGAGGGACGAACATGGAGGCTATAACACGTTATTTTCTAGATAAAAAGCCTTCAGATATTGTTGTGGCTTGTGTTATAACAGACCAAAAGAATGCTTATGTAAGAGAGCGCTCTAAAAAGTTTGGCATACCATGTTTCTACATGTCCAAGCAGCAATTGAATGATAAAGAGTATCTATTAGGGTTGCTTGATACATACTCCGTAGATGCCATCGTCTTAGCTGGTTATCTTCGATTGGTTCCCACTTTCTTGTTAGAAGCTTATCCCGAAAGGATTGTCAACATTCATCCTGCACTTCTACCTAAATATGGAGGAAAGGGAATGTACGGGATGAATGTGCATCAAGCGGTGAAACAGTCTGGTGAACGTGAGACAGGTATTACCATTCATGTTATTGATCAGGAATATGACAAGGGTAAGACTCTGTTTCAAGCAAAAGTTTCTATTGAGGATACCGATACTCCTGAGGATATTGCCAATAAAGTGCATGTGTTGGAGCACAAGTACTTTGCTCCAACAATTGAGCGTTGGCTTAATTCAAACTGA
- a CDS encoding acyl carrier protein, which produces MANIDVAAKVKEIIVDKLGVDESEVTNEASFTNDLGADSLDTVELIMEFEKVFDIKIEDEQSQSIQTVGDAISHIEAAVK; this is translated from the coding sequence ATGGCAAATATCGATGTTGCAGCTAAAGTAAAAGAAATTATCGTTGATAAGCTAGGCGTTGACGAAAGCGAAGTAACCAATGAGGCAAGCTTTACAAATGACCTTGGTGCAGACTCTCTAGACACAGTAGAGCTAATCATGGAATTTGAAAAAGTATTTGATATCAAGATCGAAGATGAGCAGTCTCAGTCTATTCAGACTGTAGGTGATGCTATCAGTCATATTGAGGCAGCTGTAAAGTAA
- the fabF gene encoding beta-ketoacyl-ACP synthase II, with amino-acid sequence MELKRVVVTGLGAITPLGNDVPTTWEALKTGKSGAGMITRFDASKFKTQFACEVKDFDPKTLFDRKTARKYDLFTMYALVSAAEAINDSGIDLEKIDKNRAGVIYTSGVGGLKTFEEEILGYDEERGPRFNPFFIPKMIADMAAGHISMQYGFHGPNYATLSACASGTNAMIDAYHLIQLGKADMIVTGGAEAAVTISGVGGFNAMMALSTRNDSPETASRPFSASRDGFVIGEGSATIILEDYDHAVARGAKIYAELVGTGLSADAYHLTASHPEGLGAKLVMKNALEDANLRPEDIDYINVHGTSTPVGDISEVKAIKDVFGEHAYKLNISSTKSMTGHLLGAAGALEAVACILAIRDGVVPPTINHEEGDNDPDIDYNMNFTFNKMQKREINIALSNTFGFGGHNASVIFKKFSK; translated from the coding sequence ATGGAACTTAAAAGAGTTGTAGTAACAGGGCTAGGAGCTATCACACCGCTGGGTAATGATGTGCCGACAACATGGGAAGCACTCAAGACTGGAAAAAGCGGGGCTGGAATGATCACACGATTTGACGCCTCGAAATTCAAGACCCAATTCGCTTGCGAAGTAAAAGACTTCGACCCTAAAACTCTGTTTGACAGGAAAACGGCTCGGAAATACGACCTCTTTACAATGTACGCATTGGTCAGTGCGGCTGAAGCTATAAACGATTCTGGAATTGACCTTGAGAAAATAGATAAAAATCGTGCTGGTGTTATTTACACTAGTGGTGTTGGGGGATTGAAAACTTTTGAAGAAGAGATTCTAGGTTATGATGAAGAAAGGGGACCTCGCTTTAATCCTTTCTTTATTCCTAAAATGATTGCAGACATGGCAGCAGGCCACATCAGTATGCAATATGGCTTTCATGGTCCTAACTATGCTACGCTTTCAGCATGTGCCTCAGGGACCAATGCTATGATTGACGCCTACCATTTAATTCAGCTAGGAAAGGCGGACATGATCGTTACTGGTGGTGCAGAAGCAGCTGTAACCATTAGCGGCGTGGGTGGCTTTAACGCAATGATGGCACTTTCAACTAGAAATGATAGCCCCGAAACTGCATCCAGGCCATTTAGTGCTAGTCGCGATGGCTTTGTAATTGGAGAAGGCTCTGCGACCATCATTCTCGAGGACTACGACCACGCTGTAGCTCGTGGAGCAAAGATTTATGCCGAGCTAGTAGGCACTGGACTCTCAGCTGATGCCTACCACCTCACAGCCTCTCACCCAGAAGGGTTAGGAGCTAAATTAGTGATGAAAAATGCACTTGAGGATGCCAACTTACGTCCTGAAGATATTGATTACATCAATGTTCATGGAACATCTACTCCAGTTGGCGACATTAGCGAAGTCAAAGCCATCAAGGATGTATTTGGGGAACACGCATACAAGCTCAATATCAGCTCCACAAAATCGATGACAGGTCACCTACTAGGAGCTGCTGGTGCCCTCGAAGCGGTGGCATGTATTCTAGCCATTAGAGATGGAGTAGTTCCACCAACTATCAACCATGAAGAAGGGGACAATGACCCAGACATTGATTATAACATGAACTTCACCTTTAATAAAATGCAAAAGAGGGAAATCAATATAGCCCTCTCTAACACATTTGGATTTGGTGGTCATAACGCTTCAGTCATCTTTAAGAAATTCAGTAAATAA
- a CDS encoding ribonuclease III domain-containing protein, which produces MLVSKKLTHFIAYALKWLPIRKVKEKPTQGNRLEKNDDPLTAFLEHLIGYTINHQDLYRQALTHKSYDNVDALSSNERLEYLGDSVISCAVGHALYELYPNESEGTLTSIRSFIVNRNHLNTVAERIGLDTVLYADDSIDLKNSDLLGNALEALVGAIYLDLGFDIASKFVRSRLIVSKSNLKVISKKEEDYKTEFIILMQKHKIRFNFAHIDSHLEKGQGIIHRCALLIGPDEVSIATGIGTSKKIAHQNAAKDALRILNKQPQLLEKYSV; this is translated from the coding sequence ATGCTTGTGTCAAAAAAACTCACCCACTTCATAGCTTACGCCCTAAAATGGTTGCCAATACGCAAGGTTAAGGAAAAACCGACTCAAGGGAATAGACTGGAGAAGAATGATGATCCTCTAACAGCGTTCTTAGAGCACTTAATCGGATACACAATTAACCATCAAGATCTATATCGACAAGCACTTACTCACAAATCGTACGATAACGTCGACGCACTGTCGAGTAATGAGAGACTTGAATACCTGGGAGACTCTGTGATCAGTTGTGCCGTAGGGCATGCTCTTTATGAACTATACCCAAATGAAAGTGAAGGAACTCTCACAAGCATCCGATCTTTCATCGTCAATAGAAATCATCTAAATACGGTAGCTGAAAGAATAGGACTTGACACCGTACTATATGCCGACGATAGTATAGATCTGAAGAATAGCGACCTACTCGGGAATGCTCTTGAAGCTCTCGTAGGAGCGATATATCTAGACTTGGGATTTGATATAGCTTCCAAGTTTGTACGAAGTAGGCTCATTGTCTCAAAAAGCAATCTAAAGGTTATTTCAAAAAAGGAGGAGGACTATAAAACGGAATTCATCATCTTAATGCAGAAACATAAGATAAGATTCAATTTTGCCCACATTGATTCCCATCTCGAAAAAGGTCAAGGGATCATACATCGTTGTGCACTATTGATAGGTCCAGACGAAGTAAGCATAGCTACCGGCATCGGGACATCCAAGAAGATTGCTCACCAAAATGCAGCCAAGGATGCTTTGAGGATACTCAATAAGCAACCTCAGCTACTGGAAAAATACTCCGTGTAA
- the pyrB gene encoding aspartate carbamoyltransferase — translation MNNLSLYSIKQLNAKEILEILDVAERFEKRPNRDFLNGMVAATLFFEPSTRTRLSFETAVNRLGGKVIGFSDAKVSSTSKGESLNDTIQIVSNYADIIIMRHHLEGAALYATEVTNVPIINAGDGANQHPSQTLLDLYSIRKTQGSLQDLHITMVGDLKYGRTVHSLIEGMHHFSPKFSFIAPQQLELPREYRELCDEYGIETDYSRELTNDVIKKSDIIYMTRVQRERFTDDEDYKAIKDSFILDLPLLEGAKENMRILHPLPRVNEIHIDVDKTPHAYYFTQAQNGLYVREAMICRALGIEVKD, via the coding sequence ATGAACAATTTAAGCTTATACAGCATTAAGCAATTAAATGCCAAAGAGATTCTAGAGATCCTTGATGTAGCAGAGCGTTTCGAAAAGCGACCCAACAGGGATTTCCTAAATGGAATGGTCGCAGCAACGCTTTTTTTCGAACCCTCTACTCGTACCCGACTGAGCTTTGAGACAGCTGTTAATCGTCTTGGCGGTAAGGTTATTGGTTTCTCGGATGCAAAAGTGTCTAGCACTTCAAAAGGCGAAAGCCTCAATGACACCATACAGATCGTCAGTAACTATGCCGACATCATCATCATGAGACATCACCTAGAGGGTGCCGCATTGTATGCAACCGAGGTGACTAATGTACCCATCATCAATGCAGGTGATGGTGCTAATCAACACCCGTCTCAAACCCTATTAGATCTCTACTCTATCCGTAAAACACAAGGCTCACTCCAGGATCTTCACATCACTATGGTGGGCGACCTTAAATACGGAAGGACGGTACATTCACTTATCGAGGGGATGCACCACTTCTCACCAAAATTCTCGTTTATAGCACCTCAGCAACTAGAGTTACCAAGAGAGTATCGAGAATTATGCGATGAATATGGGATAGAAACAGACTACTCAAGGGAATTGACTAATGACGTCATAAAAAAGAGTGACATCATATACATGACTCGTGTCCAAAGAGAACGATTCACAGATGATGAAGATTATAAAGCAATTAAAGACAGCTTCATTTTGGACCTTCCACTATTAGAGGGGGCGAAAGAAAACATGAGAATACTTCATCCACTCCCTAGGGTCAATGAAATCCACATAGATGTGGATAAGACACCACACGCATATTACTTTACACAAGCACAAAATGGGCTTTACGTGAGAGAGGCAATGATTTGCAGAGCATTAGGAATTGAAGTTAAGGATTAA
- the pyrI gene encoding aspartate carbamoyltransferase regulatory subunit has translation MANIEKGELKVPAIKDGSVIDHIPVEKVEPVVRLLDLFDLPYPITIGRNFRSRKLERKGIIKVEKKHFTPEEVNKLALVAPEVVINVIKDYEVVKKINVSLPDRLHSIVKCPNPKCITNNEPMESDFSVLDKKKGILQCKYCNRKIERGEVKLK, from the coding sequence ATGGCAAATATAGAAAAAGGCGAACTGAAAGTACCAGCCATCAAGGATGGCTCCGTTATTGATCATATCCCAGTAGAGAAGGTAGAGCCTGTCGTTAGGCTCCTAGATCTTTTTGATCTTCCATACCCCATTACCATTGGCCGAAATTTCCGGAGTAGAAAACTTGAAAGAAAAGGCATCATCAAGGTGGAAAAAAAGCATTTTACTCCAGAAGAAGTAAATAAACTGGCACTGGTAGCACCAGAGGTTGTCATCAATGTCATCAAAGACTATGAGGTGGTAAAAAAAATAAATGTATCTCTCCCAGATAGACTACATAGCATCGTGAAGTGCCCCAACCCAAAGTGCATCACGAATAACGAACCTATGGAAAGTGACTTTTCTGTACTCGATAAAAAGAAAGGTATCTTACAGTGCAAATACTGTAATAGAAAAATCGAAAGAGGAGAGGTGAAATTAAAGTAA
- a CDS encoding LemA family protein, producing the protein MKKGTVITIIIVIVVVLLGARYGISSNNKMVTLEEGVNASWSQVENVYQRRSDLIPNLVNTVKGYAEHEQETLTGVVEARAKATQVNIDPNNLSPEALQQFNQAQGNLTQALGKLMVVVERYPDLKANTNFQELQRQLETTEDQIATTRAFFNDTVQGYNTYIRRFPRNIVASILGFSKKAYFEALPGSETAPEVQF; encoded by the coding sequence ATGAAAAAAGGAACAGTAATAACGATCATCATAGTAATCGTTGTCGTGCTTTTGGGTGCAAGATATGGCATCTCTTCAAACAACAAAATGGTAACCCTTGAAGAGGGTGTAAACGCCTCTTGGAGTCAAGTCGAAAATGTGTACCAAAGACGCTCCGACCTCATTCCGAATCTCGTTAATACCGTTAAGGGGTACGCCGAACACGAGCAGGAAACCCTTACAGGGGTAGTCGAAGCCCGTGCCAAAGCTACTCAGGTAAACATTGACCCTAATAATCTTTCACCCGAAGCTCTTCAGCAGTTCAACCAAGCACAGGGCAATCTAACTCAGGCACTTGGTAAACTCATGGTAGTCGTAGAGCGTTATCCTGATCTTAAAGCCAATACCAACTTTCAAGAGCTACAGCGTCAATTAGAAACAACAGAAGATCAAATAGCTACAACGAGGGCTTTCTTTAATGATACTGTGCAAGGTTATAACACTTATATCCGCCGTTTCCCTCGTAATATTGTCGCTTCTATTCTGGGTTTCTCTAAGAAGGCCTATTTTGAAGCTCTTCCTGGATCGGAAACAGCTCCTGAAGTACAGTTTTAA
- a CDS encoding OmpH family outer membrane protein has product MKNTNTIISAILAIAVVILFILHFSGNKKGANNATHAGTMTEGVEMSAQMPIAYVNIDSLLTNYTYAVELRDQLMRKMESSQATLNQQARALEKEMQEFQRKIENNAFFDQSRAQREQERILKKQQEFQVNSQKLQAELMQEEADMNTKLRDAIMDHVKKYNTEIGKFQVIFSNAGGDNILYAEKAYDITSAVTKYLNDNYSSNEEPLVNTKEDK; this is encoded by the coding sequence ATGAAGAATACCAATACTATTATCTCGGCCATCTTGGCAATAGCAGTAGTGATCCTTTTTATCCTACACTTTTCGGGGAATAAAAAAGGTGCTAATAATGCAACTCACGCTGGAACAATGACAGAAGGTGTAGAAATGTCGGCCCAAATGCCTATTGCATACGTCAACATTGACAGCCTTCTTACCAACTACACCTACGCCGTGGAATTACGGGATCAGCTAATGCGTAAAATGGAGTCTAGCCAAGCTACACTTAATCAACAGGCTCGTGCTCTAGAAAAAGAGATGCAGGAATTCCAACGTAAGATTGAGAACAATGCCTTTTTTGATCAAAGCAGAGCACAACGTGAGCAAGAACGCATCCTTAAGAAGCAACAAGAATTTCAAGTCAATAGCCAGAAACTTCAGGCAGAGCTAATGCAGGAAGAAGCTGACATGAACACAAAACTGAGGGATGCCATTATGGATCACGTGAAGAAATATAATACCGAGATTGGTAAGTTCCAAGTCATTTTCTCTAATGCAGGTGGTGATAACATCTTATATGCTGAAAAGGCTTACGACATTACCAGTGCTGTAACAAAGTACTTGAACGACAATTACAGCAGCAATGAAGAGCCACTAGTCAATACGAAAGAAGATAAATAA